The Stigmatella aurantiaca DW4/3-1 genome contains the following window.
TGTAGGCCGCGCGGATGGGAAGGATGTAGGTGCCGTCCGAGGCGGCGCTCTTGTACTTCTCGTACCTGCTGTGCTCGAACCCCGTGGTCCCCGTGCTCTTCTTGCCCATCCGCAACACCCAGGGAACTTCCTTGTTCATCGCGGCGGAGTGGATGACCCAGTTGGCGAACGGGATGGGCATCCGGTAGTTGAAGGTCGCCTGGATGCGCAGCTTGGTGCGTTGGCTCTCGCGCCACCCCGCCTGTCCGGCGATCTTCGGGTCATCGAAATCGACCTCTTCCCCGCCCCCCGCGTCCTCCTTGAGCGGCCCGCACGTCACCACCTCCACGTACTTCATCTTCGCGTCGGGCATCTCGTTCTTGGAGACGCCGCCGGTGGTCCACTTCGTGGAGAAGTCGGACGCGCTGTTGATGGGCTTGATGACCTCTCCGCCGCTCTTCGCCTCGCTCACCAGGGGGAGCATCACCGCGAGCGCGGCCCGCTCCATCTCGTCCGTCTTGGCGTTGTGAATGGCCCCGGCCCGCACGGCCCGGTAGGCGGCGTACTTCGTCATCAGCCGCGCCTGGTGCATCAAGCCAATCTGGAGGATGCCCAGCATCAGGAACACGAACAGAGGAAGAATGATGGCGGCCTCAACGGCGGCCTGCCCCGACTCCCTCGCGCCCGGATTTCGCTTCGTCATCCTGAACCCCATGGTTTGCATGATTCATGGCGGAACGGGTCTTCCGCCATCCGTCAAGTGGACGCTCTCAGCGTGCGAGAAGTCTTGCCCCCCGAGAAAGGGGCCTCCGCCTAGAGTGCGTTGATGCGCTGCCTGTCCACCGCGGTCAGGCCGTCACCATCGGTGATGTCCCACAGGGCCACCTGAACATCGGCGATATCGGTGCTGCTCCTGCTGGGATCGAGCGTCTTGTCCTTGAGGAGGTTGATGAGCTCCCACACGGGGTCTTTCTCCTCGAGGACAGGCCCCAGCTCGTAGTCGTCGCCGGGGAGGCTCCCACTGCGCTCCACATTGAGGCAGAAGAGCGACAGCCTCACGGAGTACTCCCCAGGGGGCACCTCGAAGGTCTCCACCTGAATCAACAGCCCGTTCTGGGTTTGCGTGCTGATCGACACGAAGATGAGGCCCGCGGGGAGCCGCACCGTGATGGGGTTGGGCGTGGGATTGAAAAACTGAAGGCACAGGAGCACCAAGTCGCCGTTGCCCTTCTGCTCGCGGTCTTCCTGGTCCTTCGGGTAGCAGTCGTCCTCGTCGAAGCCTTGAATGGGGTCGGTCTTCAGCACGAGCCCCGCGGGGAGCTGGAAGGGAGTCCCCTTGGGCCGCGCCGTGGACGGGCCAATGCCATCCGACGAGCTGCCACCGCCACCACCGCCACCACCGCCACCGCCACCATCCTCCCCTCCATTGCCCCCCCCTCCGCACGCCACCAGCATCAGCGCCACCAGCCAGGCACCCCAGATCCGCTTCATACGCCATTCCTCGTTGTCGGTGGTGGTACCCCCGGCGGGCACCCCTGCTTCACTCCGGGGCCCAGCTTCCTTGCACGAGGATTCGATGGCAAGTCCGTGGCCTTGCACCGTTGCCCTCGAACACATGGCGGCACGAGGACCAAGAGGGCGGTTCCCCCTGGGGGCCACAGCCTGGGAAGAAACACCGGAAGAGCTCTACCGCCGCTCGGACAGCTCCGCGGGGCGAGGCGGCTTCACGGGCCGGCCAAAAACGGAATAATACGAGAGCCGATGCCACTCGCAGCGCTGGCGGCGGGCGTCGAAGACAAGGCACTGTTCCACGGGGGCCGCGTAGACGTGCAGCGAGACGCCGGGCCCCGACAGCACGGAGACGCGGTGGATGGCGTCGGGCTCCCCTCGGAAGTCCACGTGTCCTGGCCCCACGGGCCCCTCCACGGAGGGCCGGCCCAACACGGCAGGCCCCGCCCTGCGCCCCCCGGCCAGCAACGGGAAGTTCTCCAGCAAGAAGTGCCCTGCCTGAATGCTGAACCAGCACTCCTGCCCGTCGTGGTCATGGATGGGCGAGGCCGTTCCCTCATCCCAGCAGTTGACCACCACCTCGAACCGGGGCTCGCGGTAGATGAGGTTGCGCGTGTAGCGCCCACGGCGGAAGTGCAGGAAGGGCCTCAGACACTCCGGGCGCACCCGCACGTCACGCAGCCGCTCTCCTACCCGCATGGCGCCCTCCGCTTCGTGAACCTCCTCACGAAGCTGGCCGAGCACCTCCTCTAATGCCGCCTCTCGCACAGAAAAAACATGTGCATGACACCGCCTTACAACCACATCCCCCCGCTGCCAGTGGCCCCCGGCCCAGGCCTGTGAAGAAAGTCCGACAGATGGCGCGTCTCGCCCCAAACAACCTGCCCTGGAGGGCAGGCGCTCGAATGGGCCCGGCCCGCCCGGGTGTCGCCGTGCGTCATGAGCCGGGATGACGCCCGGCGAACTCCGCGCCCGCGGCGAGCGAGCGGGCAGGGGGAGCGCCTCCCAGGCGCGGGCCCGTCCTCACCGGGGCATCGCTCTCCGGGGACAACCAGAGCGCCCCCAGCTCCAGCGACATGGAGGCGAAAGGCTCGGAGCGCACCTGGGCCTCGCCCTCGTAGCTCGCGGAGAACAGCCAGCCCCGCTTGAGGCGCTGGAACACCTCGAGGGTGCGCGCCTCGGGATCGACGAACCAGGCATGCGAGACGCCGTGCTGAGCGTAGAGCG
Protein-coding sequences here:
- a CDS encoding TadE/TadG family type IV pilus assembly protein, translated to MTKRNPGARESGQAAVEAAIILPLFVFLMLGILQIGLMHQARLMTKYAAYRAVRAGAIHNAKTDEMERAALAVMLPLVSEAKSGGEVIKPINSASDFSTKWTTGGVSKNEMPDAKMKYVEVVTCGPLKEDAGGGEEVDFDDPKIAGQAGWRESQRTKLRIQATFNYRMPIPFANWVIHSAAMNKEVPWVLRMGKKSTGTTGFEHSRYEKYKSAASDGTYILPIRAAYTMRMQSNIYVSQLPESNLCLTSNVPK
- a CDS encoding cysteine dioxygenase, giving the protein MRVGERLRDVRVRPECLRPFLHFRRGRYTRNLIYREPRFEVVVNCWDEGTASPIHDHDGQECWFSIQAGHFLLENFPLLAGGRRAGPAVLGRPSVEGPVGPGHVDFRGEPDAIHRVSVLSGPGVSLHVYAAPVEQCLVFDARRQRCEWHRLSYYSVFGRPVKPPRPAELSERR